A stretch of Amycolatopsis balhimycina FH 1894 DNA encodes these proteins:
- a CDS encoding YciI family protein translates to MEFFCYHRDRPGSAALREQLVEEHWAYMDRFAATMIARGPTFDGDVPTGSVHVLDLPDPAAARAFAFDEPGYQAGAYRDVLLRRWRNTLGRTIWDFSGGPAGGNRYLVIGLGSGAPVDLEPPARADLIAYGPLLSDDGAAWLGTAVLLQAVDADAAGTVLTPGAYAAIEVHAWRFGGRPS, encoded by the coding sequence ATGGAGTTCTTCTGCTATCACCGGGACCGTCCGGGGTCGGCGGCGCTGCGGGAGCAGCTGGTGGAGGAGCACTGGGCCTACATGGACCGGTTCGCCGCGACGATGATCGCCCGCGGGCCGACGTTCGACGGCGACGTTCCCACCGGCAGCGTGCACGTGCTCGACCTGCCGGACCCGGCCGCGGCCCGCGCGTTCGCCTTCGACGAGCCCGGCTACCAGGCCGGGGCGTACCGGGACGTGCTGCTGCGGCGCTGGCGCAACACCCTCGGGCGCACGATCTGGGACTTCTCCGGTGGCCCGGCCGGCGGGAACCGGTACCTGGTCATCGGGCTCGGCTCGGGCGCGCCCGTGGACCTCGAACCGCCGGCCCGCGCGGACCTGATCGCGTACGGGCCCCTGCTGTCCGACGACGGCGCCGCCTGGCTCGGGACCGCGGTGCTGCTGCAGGCCGTGGACGCCGACGCGGCCGGGACGGTGCTGACCCCGGGCGCGTACGCGGCGATCGAGGTGCACGCTTGGCGGTTCGGCGGCCGCCCGTCGTAA
- a CDS encoding transcriptional regulator produces MIARARREGRPVAVRSFSRDLDPVLLAPAGLFVVTLLAEMRWCEFGFICAALGVTPAALSTQLGKLRREGIVQTQRSKAQRTWVRLTPEGRERLVNHLEALQAMVSRAVGLVAAGTAIHDRPPPEDDL; encoded by the coding sequence GTGATCGCCAGAGCGCGCCGTGAGGGACGACCGGTCGCTGTCCGCAGCTTCAGCCGTGATCTTGACCCGGTGCTGCTCGCGCCCGCGGGGCTGTTCGTCGTGACCCTGCTCGCCGAGATGCGTTGGTGCGAATTCGGCTTCATCTGCGCAGCGCTCGGCGTCACCCCAGCCGCGCTGTCCACCCAGCTCGGCAAGCTCCGCCGGGAGGGCATCGTCCAGACCCAGCGAAGCAAGGCGCAGCGAACCTGGGTCCGACTCACACCCGAGGGCCGCGAACGGCTCGTGAACCATCTCGAAGCGCTGCAAGCCATGGTGTCCCGCGCCGTCGGTCTGGTCGCGGCGGGCACCGCGATCCACGACCGTCCCCCACCGGAGGATGACTTGTGA
- a CDS encoding S1 family peptidase has translation MRTIGIACTVAALVLPGLLGASTASAAQPEIVGGSAATGDTSWVASMVYDAPAYGRFAAPWCGGALVFRSWVVTNAHCVTDMPGDTTHIPVSARTFTVRVGSKDRTRGGETARVVEIKVHPGWQWAAGAPEQPVDDIALLKLDHPVTVQPIQLAGHTARPGDRATLYGWGADQPDGDTSNLPVRLQQLRTTVLAPERCADAGQSAGEICTNNPHGTDGPGGGDSGGPAVALVDGVPQLVGTCSRAAAQYPGVSPTVYTSAPDFRTWLYDTARGTSAAAA, from the coding sequence TTGAGAACAATCGGAATCGCGTGCACCGTGGCCGCGTTGGTACTGCCGGGCCTGCTCGGCGCCAGCACCGCGTCCGCTGCGCAACCGGAGATTGTCGGCGGCAGCGCTGCGACCGGGGACACGAGCTGGGTGGCGTCGATGGTGTATGACGCGCCCGCCTACGGCCGGTTCGCTGCTCCCTGGTGTGGTGGCGCGTTGGTGTTCCGGAGCTGGGTGGTGACCAACGCGCACTGTGTTACCGACATGCCCGGCGACACTACGCACATCCCCGTGTCGGCCCGGACCTTCACGGTGCGCGTGGGCTCGAAGGACCGCACCCGGGGTGGCGAGACCGCCCGGGTGGTCGAGATCAAGGTGCACCCGGGCTGGCAGTGGGCGGCGGGGGCGCCGGAGCAGCCGGTGGACGATATCGCGCTGCTCAAGCTGGATCACCCGGTGACAGTGCAGCCGATCCAGCTCGCCGGACACACCGCCCGACCGGGTGATCGGGCGACGCTGTACGGCTGGGGCGCGGACCAGCCGGACGGGGACACCAGCAACCTGCCGGTGCGGCTCCAGCAGTTGCGCACGACGGTGCTGGCGCCGGAGCGGTGCGCCGATGCGGGCCAGTCTGCGGGCGAGATCTGCACCAACAACCCGCACGGCACGGACGGCCCCGGCGGCGGAGACTCCGGCGGCCCCGCCGTCGCACTGGTGGACGGTGTGCCGCAACTGGTCGGCACGTGCAGCCGCGCCGCCGCCCAGTACCCGGGCGTCTCGCCGACCGTGTATACCAGCGCACCGGACTTCCGGACCTGGCTGTACGACACGGCCCGAGGAACCTCGGCCGCTGCCGCGTAG
- a CDS encoding SLATT domain-containing protein, protein MQEEIQEDSLKSIESKAVTEGASRLEERAYKTYLARVRAHQRLGRRNNAWNTSMIALSTSTTIASVGLLVNRPMYGTGGDTLMAALAILSLVSSLVVSSVNYGGRARAMEASYKRIQQISLAAEDVANDPSQATRQRLNELQREYAIAIDASENHSDADYHRSQKVNWRKLWRDSLVSYFPYATLAVPIGLMVPFAKWFIDGL, encoded by the coding sequence TTGCAAGAGGAAATTCAGGAAGATTCGCTCAAGAGTATTGAATCGAAGGCTGTCACCGAGGGGGCTAGTCGACTCGAAGAGCGAGCATATAAGACCTATCTTGCCCGAGTAAGGGCACATCAGCGCTTGGGGCGACGAAACAACGCGTGGAACACCTCAATGATCGCTCTCTCTACGTCAACAACAATAGCCTCGGTTGGGCTATTAGTGAATCGGCCGATGTATGGCACCGGCGGCGACACGCTCATGGCGGCACTGGCGATTCTTTCCCTTGTTTCCTCGCTCGTCGTGTCGTCCGTTAACTATGGAGGCAGAGCAAGGGCAATGGAAGCAAGCTACAAGCGCATCCAACAAATATCGCTCGCTGCCGAGGATGTTGCCAACGATCCAAGTCAAGCCACGCGACAGCGTCTCAATGAACTTCAAAGAGAGTATGCGATCGCTATCGATGCATCGGAAAATCATTCAGATGCCGATTATCATAGATCTCAGAAGGTCAATTGGCGAAAACTCTGGCGCGACAGCCTGGTGAGTTATTTTCCCTACGCAACCTTGGCTGTACCAATCGGCCTAATGGTGCCATTCGCGAAATGGTTCATCGATGGCCTCTAA
- a CDS encoding RNA-directed DNA polymerase gives MPRVDWSEILDLKRALHNLNQEMFQDWHHDPWGWPELSYICQREREIAFGHCNATGMQHVDLIDVPKENWGTRPAVVLDTSDRLIYQAIVDRLSLDLIGDLSSTTYGWRLPPVSPERGSYSHNNRQWEWYVGHLNLLSDQQAALCTDIVSFFSSIPANSVLDEIERRTAKGAPTERLCDLLGDFQRTRNRSGIPQRSTASAIIANMYLRPLDDVLVHHAPILHVPLSDITYRGCARWMDDIWLFCPDPASARRAQMEIQSVAQSLGLHLNYAKTEVFEGEDVVSRVLDIEHSAIDGAIVNDENMEPLEELVDRILTEPEKAGRTSINFAATRMRDNSHSYRSNDLLHAAVRMPHAADAWSRVFKENFTSPELQEWYLDYASSNWATHQWSLAHYGRMFTSLERPEADLIQYFSTVVRDANTELPLLAVAAQRLCAWDAEEGRSACRDAHGRASTPHARRVLSLAALGANEQRSTVKRWLDEDRENYPTVKMLEFMNYHPPRITKIFLT, from the coding sequence GTGCCGAGGGTAGACTGGTCCGAGATTCTCGATCTTAAGCGGGCTCTGCATAATCTCAATCAAGAAATGTTTCAGGACTGGCATCATGATCCGTGGGGATGGCCAGAGCTTAGCTATATCTGCCAGCGGGAGCGAGAGATTGCATTTGGCCACTGCAATGCGACTGGCATGCAACATGTAGATCTGATCGATGTTCCCAAGGAAAATTGGGGAACTCGACCCGCTGTCGTACTCGACACATCTGATCGCCTAATTTATCAGGCAATCGTTGACCGGTTAAGTCTGGATCTCATTGGAGATCTGTCATCGACAACATACGGTTGGCGACTTCCGCCTGTATCTCCTGAGCGGGGATCGTACTCCCACAATAATCGACAGTGGGAGTGGTATGTTGGACATTTAAATCTCTTGTCTGACCAGCAGGCGGCTTTATGTACCGACATAGTATCTTTTTTCAGCAGCATTCCTGCCAATAGTGTGCTAGATGAAATAGAACGGCGAACCGCAAAAGGTGCACCTACGGAGCGCCTGTGCGACCTTCTTGGCGACTTTCAAAGAACCCGAAATAGATCTGGTATACCTCAGCGGTCGACGGCCTCGGCCATTATTGCGAACATGTACCTTCGACCATTAGATGATGTACTTGTGCATCATGCTCCCATACTCCATGTGCCACTATCTGATATTACCTATCGTGGCTGCGCAAGGTGGATGGACGACATTTGGCTGTTCTGCCCAGATCCTGCTTCGGCCAGGCGGGCGCAGATGGAAATTCAATCGGTGGCTCAAAGTCTCGGCTTGCACTTGAATTACGCAAAAACTGAGGTGTTCGAGGGCGAAGATGTGGTTTCCAGAGTGTTGGATATCGAGCATAGTGCAATTGATGGCGCGATCGTAAATGACGAGAACATGGAACCATTAGAGGAGTTAGTCGACAGAATATTAACGGAGCCGGAAAAGGCCGGCAGAACGAGCATTAATTTCGCGGCAACACGGATGCGGGATAACTCACATTCCTATAGGTCGAACGACTTGTTGCATGCGGCCGTTCGGATGCCGCACGCAGCAGACGCCTGGTCGAGAGTCTTCAAGGAGAACTTCACCAGTCCAGAACTGCAGGAATGGTACTTGGATTATGCTTCGAGCAACTGGGCCACGCATCAATGGTCGCTTGCACACTACGGCAGAATGTTTACAAGCCTTGAGCGGCCTGAAGCGGATTTGATTCAGTATTTCTCGACAGTTGTGCGTGACGCTAACACTGAACTGCCATTATTAGCCGTGGCGGCGCAGCGCCTCTGCGCTTGGGATGCAGAAGAAGGCAGGAGCGCCTGTCGTGATGCCCATGGTAGAGCATCGACACCGCATGCTCGGCGAGTGCTTTCATTGGCGGCACTAGGAGCGAATGAACAAAGAAGTACGGTAAAGCGCTGGCTTGATGAAGATAGGGAAAACTATCCGACTGTAAAGATGCTCGAATTCATGAATTACCATCCGCCGCGAATCACTAAAATTTTCTTGACGTAG
- a CDS encoding NUDIX hydrolase — MADEHGSWKTFGERLVYDNRWVKVGLTDVEAPNGERWEYHVVHLARIAIALIVNDQEEALMLWRYRFATKQWGYELLGGMVDDGDDSAGTAAREAAEESGWRPVGEPEHLVSFEPLPGQVTAPVDVYLWREAEHVGDPTDTEEVGRVEWVPLSRVNELAQRQELLGSGTLVSLLYYLNSRRA, encoded by the coding sequence GTGGCTGATGAGCATGGGTCGTGGAAGACGTTCGGTGAGCGGCTGGTCTACGACAACCGGTGGGTGAAGGTCGGGTTGACGGATGTCGAGGCGCCGAACGGCGAGCGCTGGGAGTACCACGTGGTGCACCTGGCACGAATCGCTATCGCGCTGATCGTGAACGACCAGGAAGAGGCGCTGATGCTCTGGCGCTACCGCTTCGCCACTAAGCAGTGGGGCTATGAGCTGCTGGGCGGCATGGTCGACGACGGCGACGACTCGGCGGGCACAGCCGCGCGGGAGGCTGCCGAGGAGAGCGGCTGGCGGCCGGTCGGCGAACCGGAGCACCTTGTCAGCTTCGAGCCGCTGCCCGGGCAGGTCACGGCACCGGTTGACGTGTACCTGTGGCGGGAAGCCGAGCACGTCGGCGACCCGACCGACACTGAAGAGGTGGGCCGGGTCGAGTGGGTGCCGTTGTCGCGGGTGAACGAGCTTGCGCAGCGTCAGGAGCTGCTCGGGTCTGGCACGCTGGTGTCCTTGCTCTACTACCTCAACTCACGCCGGGCGTGA
- a CDS encoding helix-turn-helix domain-containing protein translates to MSEDWAAVAKTINERVNELGWKQRELAERSQVSQAIVREIQNHTVERKRSDRTLEALAVALGLHPQHLLAVLHGRIPPALGQPREDMEDAVSARLAVIEQRLTQITDQLADLTKLIRRDGDPRG, encoded by the coding sequence GTGTCGGAAGACTGGGCGGCGGTCGCGAAGACCATCAACGAGCGCGTGAACGAGCTCGGATGGAAGCAACGCGAGCTCGCCGAGCGCTCGCAGGTCTCCCAGGCCATCGTCCGCGAAATCCAGAACCACACCGTGGAGCGCAAGCGCAGCGACCGCACCCTTGAAGCCCTGGCCGTCGCGCTTGGCCTGCACCCGCAACACCTGCTCGCCGTGCTGCACGGCCGCATCCCGCCGGCGCTGGGCCAGCCCCGTGAGGACATGGAAGACGCCGTGTCGGCGCGGCTGGCCGTCATCGAGCAGCGGCTGACGCAGATCACCGATCAACTGGCCGATCTCACCAAGCTGATTCGTCGTGATGGTGATCCGCGCGGTTAG
- a CDS encoding helix-turn-helix domain-containing protein — MQKKNIPDAGGPAFYSLADAAWILGIDRNEIHRAIRVGSLRAERRRTRLVIPAAELRRVLDGGAR, encoded by the coding sequence ATGCAGAAGAAGAACATTCCTGACGCCGGTGGTCCGGCGTTCTACTCACTAGCCGACGCCGCGTGGATTCTCGGCATCGACCGCAACGAGATCCATCGCGCTATCCGGGTCGGCTCACTCCGCGCAGAGCGGCGCCGCACCCGGCTCGTCATCCCGGCCGCCGAGCTGCGGCGCGTGCTCGACGGGGGTGCGCGATGA
- a CDS encoding WhiB family transcriptional regulator translates to MTENDYEEMAARLDRYADVPDAVLNELVTGDGLCFWAFDRADMPELSGEDSPDRELAARMCAGCPVIDECRELDLRTSGPDTVGVWGALPDTDRRALYPKWLRRRRGGEAR, encoded by the coding sequence ATGACCGAAAACGACTACGAGGAGATGGCTGCTCGGCTCGACCGGTACGCCGACGTGCCGGACGCCGTGCTCAACGAACTGGTGACCGGGGACGGTCTGTGTTTCTGGGCGTTCGACCGGGCCGACATGCCGGAACTGTCCGGCGAGGACTCGCCGGACCGGGAGTTGGCCGCGCGCATGTGTGCCGGGTGCCCGGTGATCGACGAATGCCGGGAGCTGGACTTGCGGACGTCCGGGCCGGACACGGTCGGGGTGTGGGGTGCGCTGCCGGACACCGACCGGCGTGCCCTGTATCCGAAGTGGCTGCGCCGCCGCCGGGGTGGTGAGGCGCGATGA
- a CDS encoding FtsK/SpoIIIE domain-containing protein, translated as MAAYRARKAPLDVARLVWFVLRGNWRWLVKFWMWATYADLRADARRARLAGDAEARRAAQELIRSDATARWAKLGIVLRRMVITLRVAAPVAAVLWLVNSVMDRADMWPWLANVYTGVEAVWSALTLVVPLLLIVAPAVWAVASAFEGRDRTPGAGWLVRPDRDDADSWIDERMISKALAHLGISPLNRFFKDGGTLVYTVAARTDGDGTYAQVRLPLGVTADMVAAQRPKLAANLGRAALETWPTKGDEDGILDLWVADKGVLRGGAGEWPLVHEGQVDLFEGVPFGLSQRGLVINAPLIGVNWLIGGRPGQGKSAALRTLLLGAALDPTAELWVFVMGESSDFDPFTPRLSRYRMGMDDSVAEAATQALVDLLSEMERRGKALGEQPGRPPKVSRKLADKHGLGLHPLVCGIDECHELFQHPKFGKKAAELAVRLIKRGRKYGIVLLLATQSPTKDSIPREVTRNVSCGVAFSVADQVANDGLLGSGKYAAGIRATELRINTDRGTCVAVGITDETFELVRTFYVPFEDGADDVTPVIARAVALIEQMGWAVESSAQPEIEAAPVADHLADVDAAMDGERRVRTQAILTRLARHDPGEYERWTFRDLTAALAAYGIAPVKSDGNKVVRAEDVAAALADRDRDGREPDGDPAGSQGVLPTASLNQSPWADQGKHSEGTSGTHHPDNAGSDQKPGVAGDAPGSLPGSRRRPRGGD; from the coding sequence GTGGCCGCCTACCGGGCACGGAAGGCCCCGCTCGACGTTGCGCGGCTGGTGTGGTTCGTGCTGCGCGGGAACTGGCGGTGGCTGGTCAAGTTCTGGATGTGGGCCACCTACGCCGATCTGCGGGCGGACGCCCGCCGGGCGCGGCTGGCAGGGGATGCCGAAGCGCGGCGGGCCGCGCAGGAGCTGATCCGCTCCGATGCCACGGCGCGGTGGGCCAAGCTCGGGATCGTGCTCCGCCGGATGGTGATCACGCTACGGGTAGCCGCCCCGGTCGCTGCGGTCCTGTGGCTGGTCAACTCGGTGATGGACCGAGCGGACATGTGGCCATGGCTGGCGAACGTCTACACGGGAGTGGAAGCCGTGTGGTCGGCGCTTACCCTCGTGGTCCCGCTGCTGCTGATCGTGGCACCGGCAGTGTGGGCCGTGGCATCGGCGTTCGAAGGCCGTGACCGCACTCCGGGCGCGGGTTGGCTGGTCCGGCCGGACCGGGACGACGCTGATTCGTGGATTGACGAGCGGATGATTTCGAAAGCTTTGGCACACCTAGGAATCAGCCCGCTCAATCGGTTCTTCAAGGACGGCGGCACACTCGTCTACACCGTCGCTGCCCGGACGGACGGAGATGGGACGTACGCGCAGGTTCGGCTCCCGCTCGGCGTGACGGCCGACATGGTTGCCGCGCAACGGCCCAAGCTCGCGGCGAACCTCGGGCGTGCCGCGTTGGAGACCTGGCCGACCAAGGGTGATGAGGACGGGATTCTTGACCTGTGGGTCGCCGACAAGGGCGTCTTGCGGGGCGGTGCCGGCGAGTGGCCGCTGGTCCACGAGGGACAGGTCGATCTGTTCGAGGGTGTCCCGTTCGGACTGTCCCAGCGTGGCCTGGTCATCAACGCGCCGCTGATCGGGGTCAACTGGCTGATCGGCGGCCGACCAGGGCAAGGAAAGTCGGCCGCGTTGCGGACGCTGCTGCTCGGCGCGGCACTCGACCCAACGGCCGAACTGTGGGTGTTCGTGATGGGCGAGTCATCCGACTTCGACCCGTTCACGCCGCGCCTGTCCCGCTACCGGATGGGGATGGACGACAGCGTGGCCGAAGCGGCAACGCAAGCGTTGGTTGACCTGCTGTCCGAAATGGAGCGACGCGGCAAGGCGCTCGGGGAACAGCCCGGGCGTCCGCCGAAGGTGTCGCGCAAGCTCGCCGACAAGCACGGGCTCGGGCTACACCCGCTGGTGTGCGGGATCGATGAGTGCCACGAACTGTTCCAGCACCCCAAGTTCGGCAAGAAAGCCGCCGAACTGGCCGTCAGGTTAATCAAGCGAGGACGCAAGTACGGCATTGTGCTGCTACTGGCCACCCAGTCACCCACCAAGGACAGCATCCCGAGGGAGGTCACCCGCAACGTCTCCTGCGGAGTCGCGTTCTCCGTCGCCGATCAGGTCGCCAACGACGGCCTACTCGGCTCGGGCAAATACGCGGCCGGCATCCGCGCGACAGAACTACGGATCAACACCGACCGGGGAACCTGCGTCGCGGTCGGCATCACAGATGAGACGTTCGAGCTGGTCCGCACGTTCTACGTCCCGTTCGAAGACGGGGCCGACGACGTCACCCCGGTCATCGCGCGAGCCGTGGCGTTGATCGAACAGATGGGCTGGGCGGTCGAGTCCAGTGCGCAGCCGGAGATCGAAGCGGCACCGGTCGCCGACCACCTGGCCGACGTCGACGCGGCGATGGACGGGGAACGTCGCGTCCGGACACAAGCGATCCTCACGCGACTCGCCCGGCACGATCCCGGCGAGTACGAGAGGTGGACATTCAGGGACCTCACGGCCGCGCTCGCCGCGTACGGGATCGCGCCCGTCAAGTCCGACGGAAACAAGGTGGTTCGCGCTGAAGACGTGGCTGCCGCGCTCGCCGACCGGGACCGGGATGGCAGGGAGCCGGACGGGGACCCGGCAGGAAGTCAGGGAGTTCTCCCTACTGCCTCCCTGAACCAAAGTCCCTGGGCTGACCAGGGGAAACACAGCGAAGGGACCTCAGGGACCCACCACCCGGACAACGCCGGATCGGACCAGAAACCGGGTGTTGCCGGGGACGCGCCCGGGTCCCTCCCCGGCTCCCGCCGACGGCCGAGGGGAGGTGATTAA
- a CDS encoding recombinase family protein, whose translation MGDDDKVSAGQGAAVPLVLDSYGRLSKVPETGELEKVEDQHADNRSVIDRAGGVLGLELSDGLSAWKKGVRRPGWERLLERVQAGVSDGCVVWHTDRLFRQPPDLEKLIELAENGYKVYSARGERDLADPDDRFILRIEVAHAARSSDDTSRRIKRRFETFRKQGRTTGGPRRFGFPGKDATWTPGKKQTEADRPEVSAELVATERQALRDAAKLLLSEDGSMGKVVDLWNAAGVRTAAGREWVHASATATMQRPALGGYVAHNGIVAGRMEGEPILDQRTYDRLQAMFAGRKRGRVAGQSHVGTGILRCGVCGRKLTARTVTGKTYPDETVRATYFCAKQRRGCGRVFIDRRAVDAELLTFTVERLSDERHTSELAELKTRAHERLAAVRAEIEDVEKLQAGLSARVGARKMTLDAFDVANEPLVADLARLIAERDTLSAGVPEGPTEAASAATLVAEWNGGDVAEKRGMLTRAIGADRLTVLPGSRTGKRVFDRTRLKLLTPEAFAKLVAGWNATQLAGGP comes from the coding sequence ATGGGTGACGACGACAAGGTTAGCGCTGGTCAGGGCGCCGCGGTGCCGTTGGTGCTGGACTCATACGGGCGGTTGTCGAAGGTGCCGGAGACGGGTGAGCTGGAGAAGGTGGAGGACCAGCATGCCGACAACCGGAGCGTGATCGACCGGGCTGGCGGTGTGCTCGGTCTGGAGTTGTCGGACGGGTTGTCGGCGTGGAAGAAGGGCGTCCGCCGTCCAGGGTGGGAACGGCTGCTGGAGCGGGTGCAGGCGGGCGTATCGGACGGGTGTGTGGTCTGGCACACCGACCGGCTGTTCCGGCAGCCGCCGGATCTGGAGAAGCTGATCGAGCTTGCCGAGAACGGCTACAAGGTCTATTCGGCGCGAGGCGAGCGGGACTTGGCTGATCCGGATGATCGGTTCATCCTGCGGATCGAGGTCGCGCACGCGGCCCGATCGTCGGATGACACGTCGCGGCGGATCAAGCGGCGGTTCGAGACCTTCCGCAAGCAGGGCCGGACGACCGGCGGGCCGCGCCGGTTCGGCTTCCCCGGCAAGGACGCGACCTGGACACCGGGCAAGAAGCAGACGGAGGCCGACCGCCCGGAGGTGTCGGCGGAACTGGTGGCGACCGAGCGGCAGGCACTGCGCGACGCCGCGAAACTACTGCTGTCCGAAGACGGGTCGATGGGCAAGGTGGTTGACCTGTGGAACGCGGCGGGTGTCCGCACGGCGGCGGGCCGGGAGTGGGTGCACGCGTCGGCGACCGCGACCATGCAACGCCCTGCCCTGGGCGGCTACGTCGCGCACAACGGCATCGTGGCGGGCCGGATGGAGGGGGAACCGATCCTGGACCAGCGCACCTACGACCGGCTACAGGCGATGTTCGCCGGGCGCAAACGCGGCCGGGTGGCGGGTCAGTCGCATGTGGGGACGGGGATTCTGCGGTGCGGGGTGTGCGGCCGGAAGCTGACCGCCCGCACGGTCACCGGCAAGACCTATCCGGACGAGACCGTGCGGGCGACGTACTTTTGTGCCAAGCAGCGGCGCGGGTGCGGCCGGGTGTTCATCGACCGGCGCGCGGTCGATGCGGAGTTGTTGACGTTCACGGTGGAACGGCTCTCGGATGAGCGGCACACCTCCGAGCTCGCTGAGCTGAAAACCCGAGCGCATGAACGGTTGGCGGCGGTCCGCGCGGAGATCGAGGATGTCGAGAAGCTGCAAGCGGGCCTGTCGGCGCGGGTGGGGGCGCGGAAGATGACCCTCGATGCGTTCGATGTCGCGAACGAACCGTTGGTGGCCGATCTGGCCCGGCTGATCGCCGAGCGGGACACTCTCTCCGCCGGGGTGCCGGAAGGGCCGACCGAAGCCGCGTCGGCGGCGACGCTGGTGGCAGAGTGGAACGGTGGGGATGTCGCGGAGAAGCGGGGGATGCTGACCCGCGCGATCGGCGCGGATAGGCTGACCGTGCTCCCGGGGTCGCGTACCGGCAAACGGGTGTTCGACCGGACCCGGCTCAAGCTACTCACCCCGGAGGCGTTCGCGAAGCTCGTGGCGGGTTGGAACGCCACCCAACTCGCCGGCGGCCCGTAA